The following are encoded together in the Chitinispirillales bacterium genome:
- a CDS encoding leucine-rich repeat domain-containing protein has protein sequence MFDRSKIFAVVAAMLVSVAAVFGQSGKTGPLTWSISDGTLTISGGGAMPNYSITAPWYFYKNSITKAVIGDSVTSIGSYAFYDCSGLTSVTIPSSVTSIGSYAFYDCSGLTSVTIPSSVTSIGSSAFSYCSGLTSVTIPSSVTSIGS, from the coding sequence ATGTTTGATAGAAGTAAAATTTTTGCCGTTGTGGCGGCGATGTTGGTGTCAGTGGCGGCGGTATTCGGACAAAGCGGAAAGACGGGTCCGCTAACGTGGAGTATTTCGGATGGAACGTTGACGATTAGTGGAGGGGGGGCGATGCCGAATTATAGTATTACTGCGCCATGGTATTTTTATAAAAACAGTATTACCAAAGCAGTTATTGGTGATTCGGTAACTTCTATCGGCAGTTACGCTTTTTACGATTGCAGCGGCTTGACTTCGGTAACGATTCCCTCTTCTGTAACTTCCATCGGCAGTTACGCTTTTTACGATTGCAGCGGCTTGACTTCGGTAACGATTCCCTCTTCTGTAACTTCCATCGGCAGTTCCGCTTTTTCCTATTGCAGCGGCTTGACTTCGGTAACGATTCCCTCTTCTGTAACTTCCATCGGCAGT